One window of Methanobacterium alcaliphilum genomic DNA carries:
- a CDS encoding endo alpha-1,4 polygalactosaminidase, giving the protein MHRVFSSTKLLFTIIVLFIIVFSMQLAEPASATQTKLIDKGSQVFHDYAAKSDVKYSFKTYAKGKKHLKIKGYNYYYNSKKRIEKNIYLNKVSKSKIKIRYNGNFKKSQFIKTRLTLTKYYWKAYRKKLLSTNKPLKLSKVKYWAYQLQNIEKPGAVKKLAASKYDLLVIEPTQTVKDEGSFNTQKIINRLKRSKAHDGIHRKLVLAYINIGEAEDYRGYWKWSKTWVKGKSKPKDWPSYILTPDPQGWGGNYPVAYWDGRWKDIVLYGKNQKTNPYWKYRSLVDEVLKAGFDGVYLDWVEGYENPEVIKAAKKAGKNPKVEMIKFIKEIRNYARSKNPNFIIIQQNAANLAYGYSEAFYIVDGIAQESIWYDWNHKKNHDISTDQILTKEYIKYLNRYKKAGKAVFNCEYAVKKAKIAYLKSRKNGFIPYCSMKLLDRLSNTPPWNYLNKKIKVILKT; this is encoded by the coding sequence ATGCATAGAGTTTTTTCCAGCACTAAATTACTTTTCACTATTATTGTTCTTTTTATCATAGTTTTTTCCATGCAACTGGCTGAACCTGCATCTGCTACCCAAACTAAACTGATTGATAAAGGTTCTCAAGTTTTTCATGATTATGCGGCTAAATCAGATGTTAAATATTCTTTTAAAACATATGCAAAAGGAAAAAAACACCTTAAAATAAAGGGATACAACTATTATTATAATTCTAAAAAAAGGATAGAAAAAAATATTTATCTTAATAAAGTGTCTAAATCTAAAATTAAAATAAGATATAATGGTAATTTTAAAAAATCCCAATTCATAAAAACTCGATTAACCCTCACTAAATACTACTGGAAAGCATACCGCAAAAAATTATTATCAACTAACAAACCACTTAAACTTTCTAAAGTCAAATACTGGGCATATCAACTTCAAAATATTGAAAAGCCTGGTGCTGTAAAGAAATTAGCTGCTTCAAAGTATGATTTACTGGTTATTGAACCTACTCAGACGGTTAAAGATGAAGGAAGTTTCAATACTCAAAAAATAATCAATCGATTGAAGCGCTCTAAGGCCCACGATGGTATTCACCGTAAATTAGTCCTGGCATATATTAATATTGGGGAGGCTGAAGATTACCGTGGGTATTGGAAATGGTCGAAAACATGGGTCAAAGGAAAATCTAAACCTAAAGATTGGCCATCGTATATTTTAACACCCGATCCTCAGGGATGGGGCGGAAACTACCCGGTTGCCTATTGGGATGGGAGATGGAAAGATATTGTATTATATGGAAAAAATCAAAAAACAAATCCCTACTGGAAATACCGTAGTTTAGTGGATGAAGTCCTAAAAGCTGGCTTTGATGGAGTTTATCTGGATTGGGTGGAAGGATATGAAAATCCGGAAGTTATCAAAGCAGCAAAAAAGGCAGGTAAGAATCCTAAAGTAGAAATGATTAAATTTATCAAAGAGATTCGAAACTATGCCCGATCCAAAAATCCAAACTTTATTATAATTCAACAAAATGCTGCTAATTTAGCATATGGGTATTCAGAAGCATTTTATATTGTCGATGGGATTGCACAGGAGTCCATATGGTATGATTGGAATCATAAGAAAAATCATGATATTTCAACAGATCAAATATTGACGAAAGAGTATATTAAATACTTAAATCGCTATAAAAAAGCAGGAAAAGCTGTTTTTAACTGTGAATATGCTGTAAAAAAAGCAAAAATAGCATACTTGAAGTCTAGAAAAAATGGCTTTATCCCTTATTGTTCAATGAAATTACTGGATCGATTGTCTAATACTCCGCCCTGGAATTACTTAAATAAAAAAATAAAGGTTATTTTGAAAACTTAA
- a CDS encoding V4R domain-containing protein has product MVSKNKNQINKKTGQLSKPITIFATKKGVNVVKSPVKSLILNALNEKDLSFDEIVKIAGKSKSTVSAHLKSLTRDSVIGSRTHPHDQRKKIFFINSRYIGDMNPQEAIEREEQKVEFLIQNLIDQGNPFEFFRLMFHTLRVELIQEGINIDPLLHQAGIRIGQSFYQKLQDPDMDKMLQNLADFWQANGLGTIEVFNKEPLVIRAYDCFECELLPKTGESACALDSGILEALFSGHFAKPMVVEETKCYAKGDDYCCFVIGPDEE; this is encoded by the coding sequence GTGGTTTCAAAAAATAAAAATCAGATAAATAAAAAAACAGGGCAGTTAAGTAAGCCTATAACTATTTTTGCTACAAAAAAAGGAGTTAATGTGGTAAAAAGTCCTGTAAAATCATTAATTCTCAATGCATTAAATGAAAAGGATCTTAGTTTTGATGAAATAGTTAAAATTGCAGGTAAATCCAAATCAACGGTATCTGCACACCTCAAATCATTGACTCGAGATAGTGTTATCGGCTCCAGAACTCATCCCCATGATCAGCGAAAAAAGATATTCTTTATAAATTCCCGATACATAGGGGACATGAACCCTCAAGAAGCAATTGAAAGAGAAGAACAGAAGGTAGAATTTTTAATTCAGAATCTTATTGACCAGGGTAACCCATTTGAATTTTTCCGTTTAATGTTTCATACTCTAAGGGTTGAATTAATACAGGAAGGCATAAATATAGACCCATTACTGCACCAAGCAGGAATAAGGATTGGCCAATCATTTTATCAAAAATTACAGGATCCTGACATGGACAAAATGCTTCAAAACCTGGCCGATTTTTGGCAAGCCAATGGCCTTGGCACAATAGAAGTATTTAACAAGGAACCATTAGTAATAAGAGCTTATGATTGTTTTGAATGTGAATTACTCCCTAAAACTGGTGAATCTGCATGTGCACTTGATTCAGGGATATTAGAAGCGTTATTTTCAGGGCATTTCGCCAAACCAATGGTGGTTGAAGAAACCAAATGCTATGCTAAAGGGGATGATTACTGCTGCTTTGTCATAGGACCTGATGAAGAATAA
- a CDS encoding DUF4013 domain-containing protein, with amino-acid sequence MKIGDMISSSFKFPLKNINRYIGLLLLNLGSILIIPIFLQFGYLLRIIEDTTHGKNELPAFVEWGKMFFDGLKFLSATIIYYILPLSLFVVSLSMMNTLPSIIAVILVIICFIIFFVLNLVYVTALNNMAYTGNFKAIFDFNKILGLIGDMGWINYFAYIFTAGIIVLIFIAVAQVFSLLKVYGIAGALIGTVVSLLLSNYASIFQYRFIGLLFNKMNKLETLEENMGPEIRNENLEEGEFQSP; translated from the coding sequence ATGAAAATTGGAGATATGATTTCAAGTTCATTTAAATTCCCTTTAAAAAACATAAATCGTTATATCGGGTTATTATTGCTAAACTTAGGGAGCATCTTAATTATCCCCATATTTCTTCAGTTTGGATATCTTTTAAGAATTATTGAAGATACCACTCACGGAAAAAATGAACTTCCCGCTTTTGTTGAATGGGGAAAAATGTTTTTTGATGGTTTAAAATTTCTGAGTGCAACTATAATCTATTATATATTGCCTTTAAGCCTATTTGTAGTCTCTTTATCTATGATGAATACACTACCATCCATCATTGCCGTCATTTTAGTAATTATATGTTTCATCATATTCTTCGTTCTAAATTTAGTTTATGTTACTGCACTGAATAATATGGCATATACTGGAAATTTCAAAGCAATTTTTGATTTCAATAAAATTTTAGGACTTATAGGGGACATGGGTTGGATAAATTATTTTGCATATATATTTACTGCAGGAATAATAGTTTTAATTTTTATTGCCGTGGCTCAGGTATTTTCACTTCTAAAAGTTTATGGAATTGCCGGTGCATTAATTGGAACTGTAGTTTCATTGTTATTGAGTAATTATGCATCAATATTCCAATACAGATTTATTGGATTATTATTTAACAAGATGAATAAATTGGAAACTTTAGAAGAGAATATGGGTCCTGAGATTAGAAATGAAAACCTTGAAGAAGGAGAATTCCAATCTCCCTAG
- a CDS encoding DUF4013 domain-containing protein, producing the protein MYFSEILVDSISYPFTDLKKYFTLLLLFLTSFLIIPGIMACGYLLRIVECSTHRQKEHPDFSDFKKLLMDGLKFLALGIIFGIVFYALLWIINPIISSYIQLDSNFILVIEAVFTIIINSIYIMCLANMAHEKQFKSAFNFKKIFRFISRVGGAKYLALITIFTLLGEVLNLLIKYVTEILKIYTGSYAIGFIVVTLVVYTYLFTFESRFTGLIYPKKLNNSV; encoded by the coding sequence ATGTATTTTAGTGAAATTTTAGTGGATTCTATTAGTTATCCTTTTACAGATTTAAAAAAATATTTTACATTACTGTTACTTTTTTTAACCAGTTTTTTAATTATTCCCGGCATTATGGCATGTGGGTATTTATTAAGAATAGTTGAATGCAGTACCCACAGACAAAAAGAACACCCAGATTTTAGTGACTTTAAAAAACTGTTAATGGATGGATTAAAATTCTTAGCACTGGGAATAATATTTGGAATTGTATTTTATGCATTGTTATGGATAATAAATCCCATAATTTCATCTTACATTCAATTAGATAGCAACTTTATCCTGGTTATTGAAGCTGTTTTTACAATAATTATTAACAGCATTTATATAATGTGTTTAGCCAATATGGCCCATGAAAAACAATTTAAAAGTGCCTTTAATTTTAAAAAAATATTTAGATTTATTTCCAGAGTAGGTGGAGCTAAATACCTAGCATTAATTACTATTTTCACTCTCTTGGGGGAAGTGCTGAATTTATTAATAAAATATGTAACAGAAATACTTAAAATTTACACGGGATCATATGCCATAGGATTTATTGTAGTGACTTTAGTAGTCTATACCTACCTATTTACATTCGAATCCAGATTCACAGGACTAATATATCCCAAAAAATTGAATAATTCCGTTTAG
- a CDS encoding CARDB domain-containing protein, whose translation MPPPKADPAFLRLVKSGDSTVYNEGLGACGPFKVSLYENTTPADGDTPPKFVLVDQKTVLALCGKDDGVLYPSSEDVSFNWTPNSGGKHLLKVVADSENVTIETNETNNDDFANVTVALPDLKPKLEVPEKVYKNKLTNVSVDITNNESEGTGDFQVTLLENCSSPDENNDMNFTIIGTQRVQGLLENSTSKIKFNWTPSTNGEHVLRVFVDSLGEVTESNETNNNDTKTIDVEKEKMHLYNTEMFPSTSDPNGYSAATYYYEADEPVYLNPGARTPTFVFKTTDPVYSDVGFQAWYPYGAIWLSFSNSSDGPWTSAFSNPYVYCGANTSEYEVAHWASGSGYYKYFKVHIRTKPTLGSSGLLKTFIEGFEIK comes from the coding sequence ATTCCACCACCTAAAGCAGATCCTGCTTTTTTAAGATTAGTCAAATCTGGTGATTCAACTGTTTATAATGAAGGATTAGGTGCATGTGGACCATTTAAAGTATCATTATATGAGAACACAACACCTGCTGATGGAGATACACCACCTAAATTTGTTTTAGTGGATCAAAAAACGGTATTGGCTTTATGTGGTAAAGATGATGGTGTGTTATATCCTTCTAGTGAAGATGTATCTTTCAATTGGACTCCAAATTCAGGAGGTAAACATCTTTTAAAAGTTGTTGCAGATTCAGAAAATGTTACAATAGAAACAAATGAAACAAATAATGATGATTTTGCTAATGTAACAGTTGCATTACCAGACCTTAAACCTAAGTTAGAAGTTCCAGAAAAAGTATACAAAAACAAATTAACTAACGTTTCAGTTGACATAACAAATAATGAATCTGAAGGTACAGGTGATTTCCAAGTAACTTTATTAGAAAATTGTTCATCACCTGATGAAAATAACGATATGAACTTTACAATTATAGGAACGCAACGAGTACAAGGATTACTAGAAAATTCAACTAGTAAAATAAAATTTAATTGGACACCATCAACTAATGGTGAACATGTTCTTAGAGTTTTTGTCGATTCACTAGGTGAGGTAACTGAATCTAATGAAACCAATAATAATGACACTAAAACAATTGATGTAGAAAAAGAAAAAATGCATTTATATAACACAGAAATGTTCCCATCAACTAGTGATCCTAACGGATATAGTGCTGCAACATACTATTATGAAGCAGATGAACCAGTATATCTAAACCCCGGCGCCAGAACCCCTACATTTGTATTTAAAACTACGGATCCAGTATATAGTGATGTTGGATTCCAAGCATGGTATCCATATGGAGCAATTTGGTTATCTTTTTCTAATTCCTCAGATGGACCATGGACATCGGCTTTCTCTAATCCCTATGTATATTGTGGCGCTAATACCAGCGAATATGAAGTAGCACACTGGGCAAGTGGATCAGGATACTACAAATACTTTAAAGTACATATACGAACAAAACCAACACTTGGAAGCAGCGGACTACTAAAAACATTCATAGAAGGATTCGAAATAAAATAA
- the hisF gene encoding imidazole glycerol phosphate synthase subunit HisF: MLAKRIIPCLDCDLQVPHGRVVKGVEFKQIRYAGEPVDLATKYYEDGADEIVFLDITASHERRETMADVIRATTENVFVPICVGGGIRKPEDYVNMLKAGADKCSTNTAAIHNPDLINEASKVVGSQACVIGIDAKRRYIQDESEAKDKIIVETDKGLCWFDCSIYGGREFTGMDAIAWAMECEDRGAGEILLTSMDRDGTKDGYDLELTRTISESVDIPVIASGGVGNPQHIMEAFTLGKADAALAASIFHFDEYPVPIVKGFLKENGVVVRE, encoded by the coding sequence ATGCTTGCCAAAAGAATTATTCCATGCTTAGACTGCGACCTTCAAGTACCTCACGGAAGGGTAGTAAAAGGTGTAGAATTCAAACAAATAAGATATGCTGGTGAACCAGTGGATCTGGCCACTAAATACTATGAAGATGGAGCAGATGAAATAGTGTTCCTGGATATAACTGCCTCCCACGAGCGAAGAGAGACCATGGCTGATGTAATTAGGGCCACCACTGAAAATGTATTCGTGCCTATCTGTGTGGGTGGGGGTATCAGAAAACCAGAAGACTATGTTAATATGCTCAAAGCTGGAGCAGATAAATGTTCCACCAATACAGCAGCTATCCACAACCCTGATTTAATTAATGAAGCATCTAAAGTTGTGGGGTCTCAGGCATGCGTCATTGGAATCGATGCCAAAAGAAGATACATCCAAGATGAGAGCGAGGCCAAAGACAAGATAATTGTGGAAACCGATAAAGGTCTGTGCTGGTTTGATTGCAGTATATATGGTGGTCGAGAATTTACAGGAATGGATGCTATCGCCTGGGCCATGGAATGTGAAGACCGCGGTGCTGGGGAGATTCTTTTAACATCAATGGATAGGGACGGTACCAAAGATGGTTATGACCTTGAATTAACCCGAACTATAAGTGAAAGTGTGGACATTCCTGTCATTGCCTCGGGTGGTGTAGGTAACCCACAACATATCATGGAAGCTTTCACTTTGGGCAAAGCAGATGCTGCTTTAGCTGCAAGTATATTCCACTTTGATGAGTATCCAGTACCAATAGTGAAGGGCTTCTTGAAGGAAAATGGTGTTGTGGTCAGAGAGTAA
- a CDS encoding DUF4013 domain-containing protein, with translation MQIKEIISDSISFPFSNPVRFLILGVILIFSPLMLPLILAGGYMIRIIKNTSQGIREMPPFEDLTNMFIDGIKFLVVNIAYSLPGLLFIYAALIISIFTSLSNMITSGHINNQTIAMYSAPYYTMDYMSLFSGPIPLLLLIIGIILVSLGYLIQVIAIPRMVYKDKVGAAFEIKSIYKKIQVLGWGKYLVCGIFFLIVVALTTILGLILPDLFKNYGINGYIISIIISGLLISSFEYCFQGRFMGLIYPGKIENEKKTMNDIRKPRFVKNSE, from the coding sequence ATGCAAATTAAAGAAATAATATCGGACTCAATTAGCTTTCCATTTTCCAATCCAGTTAGATTTCTAATATTAGGAGTTATATTAATATTCAGTCCACTCATGCTACCCCTAATATTAGCTGGAGGTTATATGATTCGAATTATCAAAAATACCTCCCAAGGAATCCGAGAAATGCCTCCTTTTGAAGATTTGACTAATATGTTTATTGATGGTATTAAATTTCTCGTGGTTAATATTGCATACTCTCTTCCAGGGTTACTATTCATATATGCTGCGTTAATAATTTCCATATTTACGTCCTTAAGTAACATGATTACTTCGGGACATATCAATAATCAAACCATTGCCATGTATTCTGCCCCATACTACACTATGGATTACATGTCCCTATTTAGTGGCCCCATTCCTCTTTTATTGTTAATTATTGGAATAATATTAGTATCTCTTGGTTACTTAATACAAGTAATAGCTATTCCTAGAATGGTTTATAAAGATAAAGTAGGGGCTGCATTTGAGATCAAATCTATTTATAAAAAGATTCAAGTGTTGGGGTGGGGAAAATATCTAGTTTGTGGTATTTTCTTTTTGATAGTAGTTGCTTTGACTACTATCCTTGGTCTGATCTTGCCCGACCTCTTTAAAAATTATGGAATCAATGGCTACATCATAAGCATCATAATCAGTGGATTACTGATTAGTTCATTTGAATACTGCTTCCAAGGTCGATTTATGGGACTAATCTACCCGGGGAAAATAGAAAATGAAAAAAAGACTATGAATGATATTAGAAAGCCCCGATTTGTTAAAAATTCGGAATAA
- a CDS encoding flavin reductase family protein, whose amino-acid sequence MILKNFKRESLIPLPVTFISTISEEGIRNIAPYSCIMPVLRPFDLICVASAKMRDTFVNIKSTKEFVINLAGANLVDKVIPTSSHVPFDVNEFELADLKERPSKKVKAPGIEGCYAWMECKLHSIYEEEYQGFPYLLIMGQVVHLEIKDNVYNPHDGSWDVESAKPLMMVGSDEGMHFCTIEDINKFEPFGAMFPDGKDPLSWMYND is encoded by the coding sequence ATGATATTAAAAAATTTTAAAAGAGAATCTTTAATACCTCTTCCTGTAACTTTTATATCAACCATTAGTGAAGAAGGAATACGCAATATTGCACCATATTCATGCATCATGCCTGTTTTAAGGCCTTTTGATCTGATATGTGTAGCTTCTGCGAAAATGAGAGATACTTTCGTGAATATAAAGAGCACCAAAGAATTTGTTATTAATTTAGCCGGGGCAAATTTGGTAGATAAAGTAATACCTACTTCTTCACATGTTCCTTTTGATGTAAATGAATTTGAATTAGCAGACCTGAAAGAAAGGCCTTCTAAAAAAGTTAAAGCCCCAGGAATAGAAGGTTGCTATGCCTGGATGGAATGCAAATTACATTCCATATATGAAGAAGAATACCAGGGTTTTCCTTATTTGTTAATAATGGGCCAGGTGGTTCATCTGGAAATAAAAGACAATGTTTACAACCCCCATGACGGCAGCTGGGACGTGGAATCTGCTAAGCCATTGATGATGGTGGGTTCAGATGAAGGCATGCATTTTTGTACCATTGAAGATATTAACAAATTTGAACCATTTGGTGCTATGTTCCCTGATGGGAAAGACCCCTTATCATGGATGTATAATGATTAA
- the cobI gene encoding precorrin-2 C(20)-methyltransferase — translation MTKGKLIGVGVGPGSPELLTIKADKVLKSADVICAPRSAPGKPSIALSIVQSALDQRNDDYIVMEPVFPMTEDKKSLEEHWDRAAKMVKRHLEEGKDVAFVTLGDPSIYSTFSYLQKRILKKGFLVEMVPGITSFTGCAASAGIPLVEKDDILIIVPKVDHRLDSILEGGDTFVVMKTSRHSQLLEDTIEKDTRHKEIISVQNCSMEDETVNEGFAKNKKYLSTTLIKFSK, via the coding sequence ATGACAAAAGGAAAGCTTATAGGAGTGGGAGTGGGGCCGGGAAGCCCCGAACTCCTTACTATTAAAGCAGATAAAGTATTGAAGTCGGCAGATGTTATATGTGCTCCAAGATCTGCCCCTGGAAAGCCAAGTATTGCACTGTCTATTGTACAATCAGCATTAGATCAGAGAAACGATGATTATATTGTAATGGAACCTGTTTTCCCTATGACAGAAGATAAGAAATCTTTGGAAGAACACTGGGATCGCGCTGCAAAAATGGTGAAAAGGCATTTAGAAGAAGGAAAAGACGTGGCTTTTGTGACTTTGGGGGATCCGTCCATATACAGTACTTTTTCTTACCTCCAAAAACGCATACTGAAAAAAGGATTTTTAGTAGAAATGGTTCCAGGTATAACCTCCTTTACTGGTTGTGCAGCTAGTGCGGGTATCCCTCTGGTGGAAAAAGATGATATTCTAATAATAGTACCTAAGGTTGACCATAGATTAGATAGTATCTTAGAAGGCGGAGATACATTTGTGGTTATGAAAACCTCGCGCCATAGCCAACTTTTAGAGGATACTATTGAAAAAGATACCCGGCATAAAGAAATAATTTCTGTACAAAACTGCAGTATGGAAGATGAAACAGTTAATGAAGGTTTTGCCAAGAATAAAAAATATTTATCCACTACCTTAATTAAGTTTTCAAAATAA
- a CDS encoding FmdE family protein, producing MQKIIPFSEVTKFHGHVCPGTAIGYRAAKISLKELQSDRPVDEEFLTIVENDSCSVDAIQVVTGCTLGKGNLIFKDYGKQVYTFLNRNTGKSIRLSLKKSIDELDSDFSKIRTKAFSKEGTHEDKLEFKSRKNDLSEKILEMSADELFKLEHVTMEEPEEARLFQSIKCEKCGDYVAEHRARIEEGNIVCIPCFKEYNRN from the coding sequence ATGCAAAAAATAATCCCATTTTCAGAAGTAACTAAATTTCACGGGCATGTATGTCCCGGAACCGCTATTGGATACCGTGCCGCTAAAATATCTCTAAAAGAACTCCAATCAGATAGACCCGTTGATGAAGAATTTTTAACTATTGTGGAAAATGATAGCTGTAGTGTAGATGCCATCCAAGTAGTTACCGGTTGTACCCTAGGTAAGGGGAATTTAATCTTTAAAGATTATGGAAAACAAGTATATACTTTCCTTAATCGCAATACAGGTAAATCAATCAGATTATCATTAAAAAAATCTATCGACGAACTTGATTCTGATTTTTCTAAAATAAGAACTAAAGCATTTTCCAAAGAGGGCACACATGAAGATAAATTAGAATTTAAATCCCGGAAAAATGATTTATCTGAAAAAATTCTGGAAATGTCTGCTGACGAATTATTCAAATTAGAACATGTAACAATGGAAGAACCTGAAGAAGCCCGTTTATTTCAATCTATTAAATGTGAAAAATGTGGAGATTATGTGGCAGAACACAGGGCTAGAATAGAAGAAGGGAACATCGTTTGCATACCATGTTTTAAGGAATACAACCGGAATTAA
- a CDS encoding PAS domain S-box protein has product MSHRDNNPDPELYELIFENSVNAILLTSPKGEILKTNTCFKEIFGYLDDEILHKKLNTILLLFLICIRLINRILYNICIKFSL; this is encoded by the coding sequence ATGAGCCACAGGGATAATAATCCGGACCCAGAATTATATGAACTAATTTTTGAAAATAGTGTGAATGCTATTTTACTTACATCTCCTAAAGGAGAAATTTTAAAAACTAACACTTGTTTTAAGGAAATTTTTGGATATCTCGATGATGAAATTCTACATAAAAAGCTGAATACCATCCTTCTTCTATTTCTCATTTGCATAAGATTAATTAACAGGATTCTTTACAATATATGCATTAAATTTAGTTTGTAA
- a CDS encoding helicase C-terminal domain-containing protein yields the protein MANPLFCPNCGMMKSRCICGPDDDIRKDTSLFEAKFLSRRKNKKNDDNISRPTVLSPSRRREIKNKFPHIEDDIIESFPFPNPREGQLDIISDIYNAIEEGYKYIVLEAGTGTGKSPIATTLARIYNPAYILTMTKQLQAQYANEFDFPLVKGRGNFQCKHDDLESGCDIGTCQTTPRNRPFNCSYGVSKAPTLGNTEAFTDSYGNSIFYQSNDHCHYWNQKADAVNGDITLMNYDYALLELNYVGHFGKRELMILDEAHNIEDKLMKRLEVNIFNQRLKKDLNTVLSKELISSPDPQDWIMQVEAVYKGYKELNLKDLPKNKADRVNRTVSRLEDLTDKLEKEPKNWVVDFNQEEVSFKPLRVHQYAHEHLFRHAETCIFMSATILSHQMFCKWLGLDPKEVYFVKVDSPFPASKRPIEFKLAGKMSKNRIKRTAPDTLPILNKILKRHKHDKGLIHTHNYQCQKYLMEKVPNSRLVGHNSANRESVLYHFEASRNPLVLVSPSMSEGVDLPYDQCRFQVIYKVPFPYLGDRQVNLRRQRDQRWYAYKTVMTLMQAYGRGMRAHDDECYTYVLDENIKMLFKSPLYRSLVPQFFKEAVIEED from the coding sequence ATGGCAAACCCTCTTTTTTGTCCCAATTGTGGAATGATGAAAAGTCGTTGTATATGTGGACCAGACGATGACATTAGAAAAGATACATCTCTATTCGAAGCTAAGTTTTTATCCAGAAGGAAAAATAAGAAAAATGATGATAATATTTCTCGTCCCACAGTTTTATCCCCCTCCCGTCGAAGAGAAATAAAAAATAAATTTCCACATATTGAGGATGATATTATTGAATCTTTTCCTTTTCCAAACCCACGAGAGGGGCAGTTAGATATTATTTCTGATATTTATAACGCAATTGAAGAAGGATATAAATATATTGTGTTGGAAGCTGGAACCGGCACAGGAAAATCACCAATTGCTACTACTTTGGCCAGAATATACAATCCGGCTTATATTCTGACTATGACCAAGCAGCTCCAAGCACAGTATGCGAATGAATTTGATTTTCCACTGGTAAAGGGCCGGGGGAACTTCCAGTGTAAACATGATGATCTGGAATCGGGGTGTGATATAGGGACATGTCAGACCACTCCCCGCAATAGGCCATTCAACTGTTCTTATGGTGTGAGCAAAGCTCCTACTCTGGGCAATACCGAAGCTTTCACGGATTCTTATGGTAATTCCATATTCTATCAGTCTAATGACCATTGCCACTACTGGAATCAAAAGGCAGATGCTGTAAATGGTGATATAACTTTAATGAACTATGATTATGCTCTTTTAGAACTCAATTATGTGGGCCACTTTGGCAAACGGGAATTAATGATACTTGATGAGGCGCATAATATTGAAGATAAGCTCATGAAGAGGTTAGAGGTAAATATATTTAATCAAAGATTAAAAAAGGACCTCAACACAGTGCTTTCTAAAGAGTTAATATCTTCTCCAGACCCTCAAGATTGGATAATGCAAGTTGAAGCAGTTTATAAGGGATATAAAGAGTTAAATCTCAAAGATCTCCCAAAAAACAAGGCAGATAGGGTGAATCGTACTGTTTCTCGTTTGGAAGATTTAACAGATAAATTAGAAAAAGAACCAAAGAATTGGGTGGTTGATTTTAATCAGGAAGAAGTATCCTTTAAACCCCTCAGAGTACACCAGTATGCCCATGAACATTTATTCCGCCATGCAGAGACATGTATATTTATGAGTGCTACTATTCTCTCCCATCAGATGTTTTGCAAGTGGCTGGGTTTGGATCCTAAAGAAGTATATTTTGTTAAAGTGGATAGCCCTTTCCCTGCTTCTAAACGACCAATAGAGTTTAAATTAGCAGGTAAAATGTCTAAAAATAGGATAAAAAGGACAGCTCCGGATACGCTACCCATTTTAAATAAGATACTTAAAAGGCACAAACATGATAAAGGATTGATACATACTCACAATTATCAGTGTCAAAAATATTTAATGGAAAAAGTACCTAATTCTCGTCTGGTAGGACATAATTCTGCTAACCGAGAAAGTGTTCTCTATCACTTTGAGGCCAGTCGCAATCCACTGGTTTTAGTAAGTCCTTCTATGAGTGAAGGAGTTGATTTACCATATGACCAGTGTCGTTTTCAGGTAATATATAAAGTACCTTTCCCTTATCTGGGGGACAGACAGGTTAACTTGAGAAGACAAAGAGATCAACGTTGGTATGCTTATAAAACAGTCATGACTCTCATGCAAGCATATGGGCGTGGAATGAGGGCTCATGACGATGAGTGTTACACTTATGTTCTGGATGAAAATATAAAAATGTTGTTTAAGAGTCCGTTATACCGTTCCCTGGTTCCTCAGTTCTTTAAAGAAGCAGTGATTGAAGAAGATTAA